In the Thunnus albacares chromosome 10, fThuAlb1.1, whole genome shotgun sequence genome, atgattagcgggagaggaaagaagaaaaaacaaagttctgatcaacaaatctgttttcagttcttggactttttctctaatctttgaatTTTGCTGAAATACTGGATCATTtgaattttattgaaatgagaccatgtgagaagtttagagagaaaaatcactatttggtggagctgttaacaactcatagacatctgaaatgtgaccccgactacacactgctttttgtaagatgtcaaaagccaaaaaggttggaaaccactggtttcatctttaacaatatgttgtattttaaaagcttgttatattattcattgtgtcagatcttcatctgaaaagtaactaaatctgtcaaataaatgtagtggagtggaaagtacaatatttccctctgaaatgtaataaagtggaagtataaagtgacatcaaatggaaatactcaaattaagtacaagtacctcaaaaccGTACTGAAGTACAGCAGTACAGTAAATGTGctttgttactttccaccactggttttaTGGATGTCAGCCCAATCCTGTTTCCAAATCAAATCACAGCAGAGTCAAATAAAAATCTTTGCTGAAGAGCAATCTTACACATTAAATGTGCTAATATAGGGTCTATATAGAGTTCATATAGGGTCAAAGCAAGTAAAGGTGTTCacaagaaatatttaaagacTAGAAACAAATACTTTTAGTGTGAATTCTATCCAAAGAAATCTTTTCTGACCTGAATCCATTTACTCCCatgctgttttttcttcacCACTGCACTGCAGAAAGATCAATAATCTTGACATACAGGGtttgtacagtttgtgttttttttattgccacaGATTCTTCCTCAAACTAAAAGCATGTAgccacacatgcagctacactGCATAAAATATTTAGTGTACTGTAAGGCTCGCTGCAGTTTTGACAGTCTGACATTTTTGATCATATCAAAATCTAACTTCGCTGACATGAGGCAACATCTCAGTAAACCAGGGACTGGATGTAGATATGCACTTATTGATTCAACCATCAGACTAATAGTATATGTATTTAACTTTAACACTATACTATTGATTTATGATCTTAAACAGGAAGTCCTGGAAAAAAGTTGCAAGAATATCAACATCTTAATAGTTTACATGCCTGTTTAATCTCACTAGACAGCTTGagcacacacagaataatatGTCGACTGAAACTGGAAATATGTCATTGCTTCCACTTCAGTGTCACTTGGTGTAAGTAATGACAAAGTGGTCATTCATTTCCTGCAAATGGCTTGAGAAGTGAGGTCAATTTCGACTAAACTGGCTGAGCAGCTCCTCAAATTGAAACACCATCAAATACAAAATCTAAATGGAAATGTGTTTCATATTCTACTGCTAAGTCACCCTGTCCAAATTATACTAATTTGTCATCGCCTTCATCACTCTACTGAACACATAATATATTGAGAGTGTATCTCTGACATGGTACTTGGTTTCATCATTCCTCCTTGCCTGATTTGATTCTCTGAGCTTGTCAAGGATGAAAATGACCTCTTAAAGCAAAACGAATGTTCTTTACATGCACTTCAGCAAAGTTGCTTTTATCATCTGAGTGTCAAACTGCAGCCCAGCTCTAAAAGAAGTGAATTCTTCCTCCTAGGTACATAGCTATTGTCCATCCCACCTCAGAGAAGCGGACCATCCAGTGgaccatcatcatcaacattcTCGTGTGGCTTGGCAGCTTCCTCCTCACTGTACCTGTCATGATGTACGCCAAGGTGGTGCGCAGGCAGCATTTGGAAATCTGCATGATGTACCTGGACGGGCCTGAGGACATGTACTGGTACACTCTCTACCAGTCTATCCTGGGCTTCATCATCcccctcatcatcatcagcaccTTCTACTCACTCACGCTTTACCGCGTCTTCAGCTCCATCCGTCGGGTCAAGCGTAAGCAGTCTGTGTGGGCCAAGAGGGCCACTAAGATGGTCCTAATGGTGATCGCCCTGTTCCTGATCTGCTGGTCGCCCTACCACGTCATTCAGGTGATCAACCTGAGCAACAACACCCCGACTATTGCCTTTGTCTACGCCTACAACATCAGTATCTGCCTCAGCTACTCTCACAGCTGCATCAACCCGCTCATGTTGCTCATCTTCGCACAGAATTACCGCGAGCGTCTTTGTCGCAGAAACATACTACACAGCTCCCAGCACTCTTCAAAGATCACAGTGGTCAAAACAGATGGTTCCAGTATGACCAATGACCCCAACTACCGCTGTACTGTCATCTAAACTAGAAAGATGTCTGCCCTTTGTATATacacatgtaaatgttttgCTGCTCGCCCCAAATGGAAGTAGCTTGGATGAATGGTGTTGCCTGTAAAGTCATATTCCTCAGCTTTTTCATATAAATAAGTCAGAAATTGATACCATACAAAAGACTTGGTTTTAGGAATGAGCAGCAATATCAACTATGACTGAAAAGAAGTAGTGTGCAGGTCATGTCAAAGGTTTTCAACagatatttaaaggaaaaagaaatagagCTGCTTCTCAGAGGATGGCAAACATTCTAAAAAGGAAAGCAACAGTCTGTGAGCCGAAACTAGAGGGAATATGAGCACTGACTGATGCAAAGATGAGAAGGGACGCTGAGGAGCAACTCAGGTGTGGCTCCTTCTGGACTGGGGAGATTTCACAGGAATTGAACGGGCTACACCCACGCTACATGTCATGCTGGTCAGTGACTGAAGTGCAGCTTATGAGATCTTTCCCTGAGTAACATGAACATGTGACAGTGAGAAACAGTGAGAAATCTTTAGATACTCTGTAGTCTTACACTCGCTCTGTTATTATTAGCCAAATTCCCGCAGGCTCATGATGACATTTAATTCCATTTCACAGCCATATGCATTGTTTGATCATGCTTTTAGCTCCACACATTATGACATCTTTGATCTGAACAGATGAGAACTGCAGCAAGACAATTACTCATACCACTGTCTGGTAAGGCACCATATAGCTAATGGATTTattaatggtaaaaaaaaatcattttctaatGCTTTATGGATCAGTGATAGGCaatcaataataatacattttgggTTACCAAGTTTATCACAGTTACAAATATTGCAAACCAATAATAAATGCTCATGTGTTTCTCCCTTTCTAATAAGCCATCGAGTCTGCAGTTACTAATAAGTCATAAATTAAGGGTTGTAATAATCCAATAATGAGTCTGCAGTtgtaaccccaaccctaaccctaataaaTGATCACCTGTAGCCCTTATCTTAAGAAATAAGGCAAACGGCCAAACCTGTCAGAGGTAGTTTTCACATCCTGGCAACCTAAAATTTGTCATTATTAATGTCTGATAACTGATCTATAAAGGATTAGCAAATGATTTATGAACCATTAATAAGGTCATTAGTAGCAGTACAACTTTATAAATGGTGCCTTGTTAAAATGTGGTACCCAATTATCTAATATAtgaaaatttaaagaaataaatcacCTATATGAAATAAACCTGTGGGTATTTTATGTTAGTCAAACATTAGATAAACATTTCACAGCTGATCCAAACATCTGGTTTTCTCATGACAGCTCAGTCGTCATGCTGAATGTGTCGTTACCAACATAACTACAAATTGCTGAGTGTTGCCAGTGTAAGTGCTGTATCTGTTTACTAAGAGCCACAGAATGGGTGACATATGTTCTGTCTCATAATGGAGCTTgttataaatacagtatttactgaGGAATACCGGTTGCTCATCAGAAACACAGTCTGTTATTTTGCTATTTCTAGACTCAGAAGAACAACCCATTTCTGATTGTTTTAGTCTCTAATCACTGGAAAATGTGGCATAAAACACCACTGGCTGCTTTACGCCCAGTGTCTCgccaaaagacaaacaagaatCTCTCAGATTGTCAAGAGAAGCCTTCAGTGGTGCAGCTGATCTCTGTGGATGTTTCACAATATTTATGGAcaattcagtgtgttttttgtgagcTACAAACTCCACAACCATCATCATGTTATCAGGTTGGGTTGACTAAAAGGAGGCTTCTGTTAGGCAGCAATACACAGAGTAATGGACATGATATAACATATATTGATTGGATTGATTCATCGGTTTTGTGGTGACAGTCTACAGTCGTTGTATTTAATGTAAACTCTCCTTCAGATTGTGACTGTTGATGTTATTATTCTCACTTATTTTCACTGGAAGATCAATCTGTATCCACTCAGGAGCGGCTTATAAATTCAGGCTTTGAAGTATTTTTTGTGACAAGGagtttttttcttaatcataATGGACTCAGAAGAGAAATACATTGATATTGCAGAGACAACAAGCGCAGCGTGAAGGACAGGTAATACTCTTGCACTGATATCATGTATAATTTGCCAGATTATACATTCacataatgaaaactgaaagGCAATGTTCAGGAAAATTATAATTGTATTATTGTTTCTCACCAGAGTTATAAACTCAGTATACAATGGAGCACTAGAGCACTAAATGATGTGATATATTGTATGTCCTATACACAAATCACTTCTCAATACTCATGCTGAGGCGCATCACACTGTCATATATGGTTCATCTGTGCTGTGTATAATGATTATAGGCATTGTTTTACTTTGATTGAGGCTGGATTAACAACCGGGGAAGGCAAACAACTGCTCTAGGGCCCCGAGATGCACAAGTTCACTCAGTGGAAattagtttgtggtaatttgacCATTTGCAACCACTAACGCACAATTAAAACTGAAGTGGTAAGTGCCTTAAAATTATAATCCATTTGATTGTCATGAAATCAATCCCCAACTATTGCTATTTTTGGTCtgcattttaattcaattcaattgtTTACATTCTGTAACGACCTTCTCTAcagtagttttcattgttagtggCAGAATCCGCCATTCCCCCACTGGATTCAAACTGCCTTTACATGCATGATGGGTTTGCAGAAACAATACATGTAATCTGGCTTTACTGTTATTAATTTGATCTCTTTGATAAAAGCCTCACTCTTGACTGTTAACTCTCTTTACACCCTGTGAGAGTTGTATTAGATTACTGCTaataaaaaccaaacatttcctacCTCATATAATATGCATTCAGCTGGTGAAACATGGATAGCATTTATTGTTAAGCAGTCACAGGAATCACAAGGTATTTGTCATCAAAGTTAGTACTGATTGCGATCAGTAGCCTGAATGTTGCCAAATCAAacaggactgaaatcttaatAATTACAACTTTAAGGTGCATTTTTGCCTGATATTGAGGCTCCATCTTCTCAAATGGGCTCTTTGTTAAAATCTAATTCTAAAGGGTTACTCCAGTGATTCAgcattgcacttccataaagacTCACAAGAGataaaagaatggtcaaaaagcagcagaggccaacATATCATGACTTTTAGGCTAAAAAACACTGGATCATACATTTCCTATAATACAACCaatcaaaaataacaaagaaaaaatagtaTCTTTTTGTTACATCCTTTCTGCTTGGTAAATGctcatgtctttcaaactccacgTCCAGTTTACAATGCGGGCTTTCTGTGATGAATTACAAGCCCATGCCAAAAAAatcatgatgtcatcactgtgacatcatcaggttgGTTTTCTCatacttgacaaagctcctccagaaaaataaataaaaaaaaccccaaaaacattAGGTAAAGGGATtgtgcaagattttttttacattcaatgaaagcaaaataatacataggagaaggaaaaggaataagtaaataaataaataaaggggcAAAGATAATTGATACACTGGATTGATATCAAGTTGATACCCTCCATATATCGAACAAAGTTGAGTGTAATCAAATTATCACAAACTAACTTGGTGACAGCGGGTTGGAGACGTTGAATAGAGGCCCTATGGCTCATTTTGCCCCAGGACCCCACAGTGGGTTAAAATCCAGCCCAGTCTTTGATATAATCTTTCCTCAGTGTTTGCTATTGTTGAGTAGTTGTCACCCTTTTTGTCTGATGTTGCAGTGATGCTAACTGTGTCCACTGACCAATGAAATCTGGTGGTCATTGATCATGTGGTTGTTGTAGTCTGTGGTAGAGCTAACATGCAGTCACTTATAATTACCAAATATATTAGTTataactgaatgaaaacattgtttgtAAAACTTCAGATGGATATTGTACATTACAGTGTATTCTTTCAAATGTTTCCCTTTCATTGTCAATAGAGAAACCACAGCCTGTATTAAAGAgtatactttcatttttattaaattcatcAATGgtcttatttcttattttaacaaCCATAAAGAGTACCTGGGTGAGAGATTTACAGTATCTTTCATTGCCCTCACCcacatcaaacaaaaacacttgacTTTGCTATTTTCTCATAAGCTCTTAAGTTATTTATGATTGTGGCAGACTTTGAAGTGATGCCAAGTCAAGCAGCAGAAAAGATTGCATGAAAAAACAGACGTACTGTCAGTTTAGGAAATCTATTTGCCTCAAGTTTGTCAGATATCGTGGAACGTACTGTGGGTCTATGTGACCCTATGGCAGCAAAAGCCAGAGAGTTGACAGAAATTGTTTCATTGTCTCAAAAACATCCACCCAGGTGACTCTGGATGAGAGCTGAACTTCAGCCTTGGCTCTGGTTTGTTGCTCGTGTTGAAGCAGTCTGCAGAGGATTTCATAAACTGAATGGAATTTCTTCTGAACAATCAATGTGTCATCAAAGCAATTTTATGAATCCtagatttgattatttttttgctgttatgAGGCCAAAATGCTTTAGGAATTATGAATCCTCAGTGTAATTTGATTTAAAGGTTTTGGACACATTTGAACAAAATTATCATGGCCCAAACTGTACTGTAGctctacatgtttttttctacttgagAAGATTGCCTTGAGTAAAGCGACTATCCTTAATTTGCAGACTGGACGGGACTGACACAGCTAATGTGACTGTGGCTGTAGTGTGCAATCTTCCCCTTGaggaaaacataaatatataacattctTGAAGTACAGAAAGGGAGTGTTTTGTGTTATAATGGCCTTGTAGTGTGAGAGTTTCCACAGTGagtgtcttttcttcttttgctcACATGAAGTTAAAACATTCAATGGAGAAAGTGTTTATATATTTGGGAAGGAGGAATGAcataaaggaatagtttgacattttgggaaatatgctcattCACTTTTAtgctgagagtgagatgagaagattgataccactcttatgtCACTGCCTTACCTATGGAGCTGATGGCCGAAATACGGCCAGCAAGTCCTGTCTCTACACACAGTTAAATCTGTACGTTCCTGAGGAAGATTCACTTTGAATGGAAACTACAATTGttccaaaataaaaatgaaacaaggaGTCCTGCTCTTCTTTGGTCTTTTCTTGTCCATGGGAATTTGCCTCTGTCaacctttttaaatgtgattttcaacTCACTATTCATAGAACAGCTTGTGTGGTGACAGTTCATTGTTAAAGTTAAAGGCTTAAACATGTCATCTTCACATTCACTGGTACAAAGAGCACCTGTTCTGTAGCTACCAAAAACACATTCCTGTCCTGATTCAATAAACGGTTGGACAGCAGTCCTTTATGATCTGGGCAAACACATAAATCACATGATTTTCTCCTCACCTCTTCTCTTCACGGACTTCTCTTTCCTATCTCAGTGAAGCAGATCCCTCCGAGTCCCACTGGAGGTCAACATAAATCAAATTATGGATTCTTTACACTCATGTCTCAGGGCCCGAGAAAAGAGgccaaactcttttttttctgcaatatAGGAAGAGCTATCATCACGAGATCATAAAAAATGCACATCTGACAAATGTTTTGCTCTGCTGCTGAAACATTAAAGATCACTTCGTGCAGACTAAGTCAGATAGTTTCACAGTGCTTTTCAGGTGCTCAGGTGGAGACTTATGGCTGGTGAATCTACATAACTATCTATGCTGACTATAAAAACGTCACTTgttaacagtaaaatgctgcgGTCGCACAGCACTGTCACAATAACCTTACTATTACACTTGAAAATATTGCCCTGCAGAAGTGGAAGTAGGGTGGCCACCACTAAATTTAATGAATAGCAAAACACTCTGTCCCCCGTGCCACGGCAAACTGTACTGCCAAAGATGACTCACAAGCATTAATAACAATTATGGAATGAGTTTTTTTTAGTAATCGTAATGAAAGGATAAAGCTGTTgatcttctgtatttttcttattgacaataaatcccatgaaaagatcaaaaccagCAATGAATAGACTACAAGGACTGTCTAGTTTTCTAGGATTAGGATTATActatgaacatgggcactgtagtttattttgagccTGCTGTAAAAGCTCTGAATGTGTTTACAACCATGGCTGAAAATGGTCTccaacaaaatgcattttttactcctgtttgtaatgtttgctaaaaactacagtgaccagaaGTTTAAGGAAAtgatttatctttaaaaaaaagaaaggaaaaacattgTTATGACATCCACAGGCAGTATGAAAGTATGAATGGATATACAagcaatgagaaaaaaatatgatacattttcaaatccatgaataaaatgaaaagggtAAGAAAGTATCTTATACCAACAATATAGTCTCTCAGccttattttcatttagattGACTCAGAGTCTATTTCTTTTGATTCTTAAGGGACAGCTACGAAGAAAGAGACATAATATAACTACAGTATCACGAAAGGGAGAGGTGAaggggaaaataaataaataaataaaaatgcttgTAGTGGTTTGGCTTCACACAGTTGCACACATATTACAGTGAGATATGTGGACACCAAAgagaagataaaagaaaaaataaataaacaaaaaattgtGGATGTTGCTGTTGACATATTGCACCCATTTTTCCCAGTGTTTTATGAAGATGTCCATCTTTAAGTTTAGGAATAAGTAACCTTTTCCA is a window encoding:
- the LOC122990616 gene encoding melanin-concentrating hormone receptor 2; translated protein: MNETGVFCKNNQTGNLTNSSCQYGTPSPFSHIDITTFMHIFPSIYGILCSVGVIANGLVIYAVVACKKKMVSDIYVLNLAIADMLFLLVMPFNIHQLVRDRQWVFGNFMCKAVVVVDVSNQFTTVGIVTVLCIDRYIAIVHPTSEKRTIQWTIIINILVWLGSFLLTVPVMMYAKVVRRQHLEICMMYLDGPEDMYWYTLYQSILGFIIPLIIISTFYSLTLYRVFSSIRRVKRKQSVWAKRATKMVLMVIALFLICWSPYHVIQVINLSNNTPTIAFVYAYNISICLSYSHSCINPLMLLIFAQNYRERLCRRNILHSSQHSSKITVVKTDGSSMTNDPNYRCTVI